The genomic interval CTTCGATGTCGAACAGGTTGATCTGCGGATTGCCTATCGTCTCGGCATACAGCGCCCTGGTTTTCGGGGTGATCGCACGGGCGAAGTCTCTCGGATCATCGGGTTTGACGAATACGGTATCGATGCCGAGCTTTCTGAAGCTGACATCGAGCTGCGAATAAGTGCCGCCGTACAGCGTATTGGCCGCGATCAACTGGTCGCCGGCTTCGAGCAAAGTCAGCAACGCGACGGTCTGCGCCGCCATGCCGGACGCCAACGCGAGTCCGGCGCGCCCGCCCTC from Burkholderiales bacterium carries:
- a CDS encoding PLP-dependent transferase gives rise to the protein MSDREFGFETLCLHAGQVPDAATGSRAVPIYQTTSYVFDSADQAASLFNLQTFGNVYSRLSNPTNAVLEQRIAALEGGRAGLALASGMAAQTVALLTLLEAGDQLIAANTLYGGTYSQLDVSFRKLGIDTVFVKPDDPRDFARAITPKTRALYAETIGNPQINLFDIE